The sequence below is a genomic window from Nitrososphaerota archaeon.
CTCCATACCTCCAGATTTGCCGCAGAACCCTGCGGAAGCCTACAAGGCCATCGAGGCAAGAGCTTCAGAAATTCAAAACAAATTAACCTATTCAAAGCAGAAACTCACAGAAGCAGTAGCAAAGAACCAAGACAGAATACTTGCCATTTACGAGGTCTCAAGGTCTGCATACGAAGTCCTCAATCAGATGAAGAGATCGGGCGATTTGAAGAGGATGGCGATAATTCAAGGCTATATTCCTCGCAACGGTGAGGAGAAATTCAAGGATATCTTTGGAAGATGGATAACCCTGACGGAAGAGGTTCACGAGCAGCATGGCCATCACGACCAGCATGCTCAGGAAATTCCAACATTGATGACAAACCCAAGTTTCACGGGCTCCTTTGAACCCATAACCCTCAACCAAGGAATTCCTCGCTATGGCGAATTCGATCCTACAATCATAATCAGCATAATCTTCCCCATATTCTACGGTATAATGTTCGGAGACCTTGGACATGGTTTGGTTATGTTGCTCTTTGGACTGTTGTTATTGCAGAGAGGAGCACCCGGACTGAAAAAATGGGGGATGATATTCACGCTTACAGGTACAAGTGCCTCCATAATGGGCTTATTGATCGGAGAAGTTTTTGGTTTCGAGATAAAAGCATACATCCCCGCTCTGGGTCAGTTTACCATTCTTGAACTAGTAGAAAGGTTCCACGCAGGAGAAGCTCTGGCAACGCCGGCTATCAACATAGCCGCCCTGAAACTTATGCTGAGAGTTTCGCTTATGCTCGGGGTAATACACATCATCATGGGAAACATAATCGGACTGTGGAACGATGTAAGGCAGAAGGAGTACAATGAGATGCTGATGGAGAGAATTCCGACCTTCACAATGTACATAGGCGTCATCCTGATAATGTTTGCCGTAGTAGGTGCAAAGTTTGATGTCTTTGGAGCCTTTTCAGATAATTCCCGTGCAGCTTCGATACTGTTCTTCATCAACGGCCCTCCAGTAGCAATAGCGATGAATGCGGGCACGGCAATTCTGCTATTTTCGATAGTCTACTATATCGCTGCTAAGCCTCTGTTCATCAAAATGGGAAGAATTCCAAAAGAACCACTTGGGATGGTAATCACCGTAGGTATCATAGAGGGAGTAATTGGAAAAGCTCCAAGCATGCTTTCGAATACCATAAGCTACGTTAGGCTTGCAATCCTGCTAACGATTCACGCCGCTCTGCTAATAGCTGTAAATCTGCTTTGGAGCCAAGGTCCAGCAGTATTACCTGGCGTCGTAATCCTCAACCTACTGATAATCCTCTTTGAAGGGTTAGTGGTCTACATCCAAGACTTGAGGTTGCACCTCTACGAATGGTTCACGAAGTTCTATAGCGGAACTGGGGCTCCTTTCAAGCAGCTCCAGCCATATGCAATAAGATCAGAGATAGAATGGAAGTAGCTAAGCATAGACGAGCTTCTGCATAATCGCCTTAGAGCTCAGTCCGTGTTCTACGCCGAATGCTATCGCTGAGATATTCCTCGCCTCTAATTCCTTGAGCCTGACGAGACTCAGTGCTACGCTCTCCCCGAATGCATCCCACAAGAAAGAACTTGCCGCTTTTTTATAACTAAGGCGCTTGAAAGCCTCTTCGAGTGCAGATATCATAACAGCGTCATTCTCACTACTTTTAGGAAGAAGGTTCCTATATCGTGTCGTTGTCAGATACCTAATAGCATCGGCAACCGTTGCTGCAGCTATCATGCGCTCCAGAATGTTCTTTGGGGCATAGAAGGTAGGCTCAGCGATCAAAGAGCGGATCTGTGTTTGGGAAATGTCCCAAGACTTTGCCCTTAGAACTGCAAGAACATTATAGGAATCAACATCAATTGAAACTAGAGGCTTCAATGCCTTTTTCATAGTAGCGCCAAGTATTCCCTCATACAGAGCCTTGTCTAGGAAGACATCAAAGACATCCGTCTTTTGCGTGCTCCTATACGTTTTAACAGCGTTGTCAATGACTTTGTAAAACTCTGTACCCCTGAGCATGGTAACAACCTCGTCTAGGCTTGCAGCAGCAACTGCCCTTGCGATCAAGTCTCTCCTTCTTATCAGCTCTTCGGCACGCATGTCGAGGTACCTTTGGATTTCTTCGTAAGACCTTCCAATCGCCTTGCCCTTCAGAACAGTCTTCAAATCTCCTATAATGTACTTCATGTAATAGGCATAGAAGACATCCGCATCAGGATAGACCTTCATCAAACTATAATGAAGGCTAGAAACGTGCTCCCTTGCCGCAAGTTCAATCTTGTATCCAGAATAGGGCTGCTGAATCCTTGAAGCTGCATCAGAATAGGGCGTCGCTTTGAGTTTTGTTATTAAATCCGCTAGGTCTCTGGATTCTGCAAGAGATTGAAGCATCGACTGAGATAGCAGGGTACCCTTTAGGGCATACGATTTGGTTACCGGATATGTAATGTTCGAGCCGCTGCTGATAACCTTCAAAGGCTAATCGCCCAGAACCGCTTTCACAACAGAGTCTACCGCCTTGTCTAACGTTGCGTTAATCTTGCCCTGCAGCTTCTTAACTTCAACATCGCTCTTCTGAACTATCTCTTTGGCCTTTTTGTCAGCCTCAGCAGTGGCTTTGTCAAGTTCGTTCTTGACGGTCTCGTTCGCGCTTGAAACTATCTGGTTCTTAATCCTCTCAGATTCTTCTCTTGCAAGTGCTACTATCGCTCTCTTCATCTCTTCCGCATCTGCTTTAACTGCGTCGATCTCCTTCTCCATCTCCGATAAAGTTGATACTACCGCTTCCAGACGCGAAGATTCGCTGTGCGACAAGGCTTCCAAGAGTGCTTTTTGCTAGAAATAAAAGTCTTTAGAACTTACGATGTGAGCTTGAGGATAGCTTGGGCAAGCTCTCCCCCAGACTCCTCCAAAGCAGCTCTAGCCCTTTCAGGAGAAACTCCTGTCTGCTGAGCAACTAGCAGAACATCTTCTTGAGTAAACTTGGGCTTCTCTCGGGCTATCTCTTCTATGTTCTCTCCAACTACCTGAAACATCCTCGTCCCCTTTGCCTTGACTTCGGAGACGCTTGCCTCTTTAACAACAATGTCCTTCTCCTTCGTCCTTATGATAACCTCTTGAACATCGTTGATAGGCTCGAAGTTGATGCCCATTCTTTCAAGCATTCTCCTAGTCTGCCTGTTGTCCATCGGCAAGGCCATAGCTTCCCTTTCTCCTATGATATCCTTAAGTTTTTCACACTAGTTTCAGCCTTAATGCAGACCAAGTTTCATCAACCGCTATCATCGCAATTCCCTGCAGTCCTAGGATAATCCATATTCGTAAATGCTGTCCCGATTGATATCGCTCTTGATCTTCGAACTTCCTTTTTTGTATGTAACCCAGAGTATTCCGTTTTTGTTAAGGTACTTCTTTAATTTCGGTAATTGCTCTTCGAGCTCTTTTCTGGAATTTACGAAGACCTGAATAACGTCAGCATTTTGTGATGACTTTACAATCTCAACAGTCTTAGATAAGCCAATAGAATCTCTGTATCCTTTGGGCTCATTTACAAACAGAACCTTTCTACCTTCTTTAATCAGGAGCTTTTGGGCGACTGGCTTCTCTGACACGTCTTCTTCTGCTGTATGTGAGTACAAAAACTTTGGGAGTATGCAGAGAATTGATACCTTGGCCTATTGAACAATAAACAGCATTAGGCTTATTAAACATCAGAGGTTTCGGTGCTTGGAAATGAAAATTGTCGCTATAGGAGGCAGGAGCTTTGTTTCTGGTTTCATGCTGGCTGGCATTGAAGGAGTGGAAGTTGTAGACTCCAAGCAGGTTCTTGGAGATGTCAAGCGATTGATGATGAATAGGGAGGTAGCCTTGATACTTGTCAGCGACGCCCTCTCCAAGGAGATAAGGGACGAGCTTACTGATATAAGGTCTAAGAATCCAGTACCTCTAATCTATGAAATTCCCGCTCCGGGAAGCAAGCAGGAGAAAGTTGAATATAGAGAGCTGATCAAGAAGGTTCTGAAAGTAGGCTAGTAAAACGGAAGGCATATCTATAGGATGCAATTTTTCGGCAGACCGTGTTATAAATGGGGGAAAGCGAAAAGCAACCTCCAGCTAAGTCAAGAAGGAACTTTATCGTAGCAGGTATACTCGCACTCGGCGCAGCGGTAGCAGGTCTAGTTCTCGGGAGAGACTATCTTTCACCTCCGCAGCAGCAGGCTCAGCAAGCACCTCCGCCTCCTCAGCAAGAGGCACCAACCCCTTAACCACAACCTCAACCAGCTCCACAACAGCCTGTGCAACCACCTCCGCAGCCAGCTCCTGCACCTCCAAAACCTGAGGTGCCAAAGAAGTTTACCCTTAACCAAATTGTTGGAGAGGCAATAAAGTATCCCGGCGAAGCCGGTGACATGTTAGCATACGAGGCAAGGCCGAAATTCGATGCACAGTTCCCTGCCATGATAATAATACATGAAAACTCAGGTCTGCTAGAACACTTCAAAGATATTGCAAGGAGGTACGCGATGGAGGGCTTCGTTGCAGTAGCAGTTGATTTTCTGTCTCGTGCTGGAGGCTCAAAGGGAGACGATTTGGCAAGGGAGAACCAGATGGCTCAATCCAGAATGAGCGATACGATGGTGCAAAGTGACATCGATTCAACGATAAGATACCTCAAGAGTAAATCGTATGTCAAAGGAGACAAGATAGGCGTTACAGGGTTCTGCTGGGGTGGTAGGCAGTCTACCATAGCTGCCCTGCGGAGCAGGGAAATCGCTGCTGGGGTTCCGTATTACGGCTTTCCGGTAAATGCAAGACCAAGCGAAATACAGTCGATAAACCCAATAGAGCTCGTACCTCAATCAACAGCGGCAATACTTGCACATTTCGGAGCATCTGACAGAGGAATACCGCTCACACAGGTTGAAGAGTTCAGGAAATCTCTGCAGGATAACAACAAAACTTTCGAGCTTTACATCTATGAAGGCGCTGGACATGCGTTCTTCAATGATTCAAGAGATGCATTATACAACGAAGCAGCGGCAAAGCTATCGTGGGAAAGAAACTAGCCTTCTTAGAAAAGCATCTAAAGTCCTAAAAACTTAGCTAGATGATACAATGACCGGCAAGTTTAGCGTGTATGCCCTAAAGTTGGAGAAAGTTCTTCCGACTACTATCGAAAGAACGGCATACAGCCATTGTACATGAGCGACGAAGAAAGAAACAAACCCCTAGTTTATCACTTCTGGTGCATAAAAGGAGAAAGAGAGTCCATAATAGTAGACACAGGCATAGCACCAGAGCATAAAGATGGAATCATAGGATACATATCTCCTGCCACTCTGCTGGAGCATATTGGTGTCGATGCGAAGAAGGTAGAAAAGGTCATCATAACCCACCTGCATCAGAATCACTTTTCAGACATCTATCTTTTCGATAACGCTGATTTTTACGTTCAGGAGGAGGATTTTCGTTCACAGGCTAAGCGAATAGCGGAGAGAAGGTTCATGCGGGAAAAAGCCCTGCTATCAGAGAAGATGCAGGAAGATCTTAAGGATATTTCATGCCTGCAAAGAGTTCACTATGTAAATGGCGAAGAAAAGATAATCGACGGGGTAACATGCCATCTGGTAGGAGGCCATACTCCGGGCATGCAGGTGGTTTCTGCAGAGACCGAAAACGGCAGAGCCGTGATCTGCAGCGATCTGGCGTATTTGTTCAGGAACCTGAGCGAAGAAACTCCGGTTGGTTCGTTTTGGAACTTGCATCAGACATGTGAAGGTCTGCACAAGTCAAGCAGATAGCCAGTAATGCAAAACTGCTATTCCCGAGCCACGACCCTCTGGTATGGGATGGAAGGTTTCCTTTGGTGAACCAAAGAATTGCAAGACTTGCCTAGCTATTTTGAAAGCTCTTTCTTGCCAGATAAAGCAGAGCCATTCCTGTAGCCAGAAGCGGTACATGGTACGAAACTATCCTCCATGCTACTATAGCAACCCAGAGCTGCCCTCCGTATAGGCTTGAGGTAAACAAACCTAATCCACCTTCGCTTAGCCCGGAACCCCCGGGAGTCAGAGGGATTGCTCCAAAAGTATAGGAGACGTAAACCGCAAGTATGGAAGTAATCAGATCTATTTGTAATCCACTACCAAGAGCAATTACCCAGAAGATAGTCCCTGCAAGCACAACCATAATGACTGTTAGGAGCAGAACCTTTACGACTATTCCTTTTGCGGCTCTAAAAAATATCCCTGCAGCTTGGGAGCTTTGAACTGCAACTTCGCTTAGTTTACTGGCAAGCAATTCCGCTCTTTTAGCTCCGATAATTGAGGACATGATTTTGACAACTGTCTTGGGTACAGCTCCTTTACCTCTTGAAACCAGCCAAGGTACAATGGTGAAAAAACCTATCCATAGAAACGAAAGTGCCAGCAGGATAAGTGCTGGGATATAGATACCTCTTGTAAGAAGGTACAAGGCCGCTATTATAGAAATCAATCCTCCAATGACAACATCAAAAAGAACCTCAAGGTAAGCAATAAGAATTGCTTGTCCTAAACTGAAACCTTTCTTGGTCAACCAAGGGATTTTCACCAGTTCTCCACCAGCGTACGAAGGAACCACGAGATCGGTGAATTCCGAAGCCATTCTGGCTATTGTGGTATTACTTGCATTGATTCTGGTAGTGCCATTGATCCCTTTGGACAATTCGTGAAACCTTACTCCCTGAACGAATAGCCTTACAATGCTCACAGCAGAGGCAAGAAGGAAAGCTGCAGGGCCAACAGCAGTTATGTCTGAAATTGAAACTCCGAAGAATAAAGTGTAAGCTATGATAGAAATCATACTACAAAATATCCCGATATACACCGCTGTCCGCAGTTTCAAGATTCGCTCGTAGCTTCGGAGGGAGGCTTATACATAAGCCATTAAACACGCAGATGGTTTGCAAATAAGCGTAGGAATCCCGTCTTATAACGAAGGAACATCCCTAGTGAATCTAATAGATAAGATACTCTCTGCAAAATTGCCATCAGGTATAAGACTGCTTGAAGTGATTGTTTCTGATGACAGCGACGACGGAACTCATCTCATGCTGGCTAGATTTGCTACCAATAAGACTGTAAGACTCTTCCACCATGACGGGAGGAGGGGGGTTTCAGCAGCGTGGAACGAAATTCTCGCAGAATCCAAAGGCGACATTATAGTTCTAATTGATGCAGACACAATACCCTCCGATGACTTCCTTGCCAAAATTTCCTCCAAGGCGATCGAATCTAAAACTGGATTAGTAGCAGCAAATTCAGCTCCAATGACTCCAATAAGTTTCTTTGCAAAGGCATCGTTCTTTGTAGGTCTATGGCTCCAAGAAGTTAGAAGATCATTTGAAACAAACCCTTTCACTGTTATAGGAAGAGGTTTAGCACTAAAAAGGGAAGTTGCAAAGAAGATCATTCTCCCTACGGGTCTGCTTTCACCAGATCTGTACATCTCATGCAGAGTCAAAGAGCTTGGATACGGGATCCAATACGCGGAAGATGCCGTAGTTTACTTCAGACCTACAACATCAGCAAGAGACTTTGCGTCACAAGTTATCAGAGCGTACGTAGGACACAGGCAGCTCTATAGATATTCAAGAATTACTCTGCAAAGGGTCCCGTTCAGGGATTTGATTACAAAGGCTCTTGGCATAGCCAGACGGTATCCTATTGACGCCCTAGCAACCGCTCTAGCGTACATGTTGTTACCATTTTCGCTTCCAAGAGTTATCGGAGGCGCATCGAATTATCTGTGGGATGCCTCAAAGTCCTCAAAACTAAAGTTTTAACAAGGAATCTTTGAGTATGTAAGGGGCACTATTAGCTATACACGGGTACATGCCAGATTCTAGCATTATATTTTAACCTAGTCACT
It includes:
- a CDS encoding V-type ATPase subunit, translated to MKVISSGSNITYPVTKSYALKGTLLSQSMLQSLAESRDLADLITKLKATPYSDAASRIQQPYSGYKIELAAREHVSSLHYSLMKVYPDADVFYAYYMKYIIGDLKTVLKGKAIGRSYEEIQRYLDMRAEELIRRRDLIARAVAAASLDEVVTMLRGTEFYKVIDNAVKTYRSTQKTDVFDVFLDKALYEGILGATMKKALKPLVSIDVDSYNVLAVLRAKSWDISQTQIRSLIAEPTFYAPKNILERMIAAATVADAIRYLTTTRYRNLLPKSSENDAVMISALEEAFKRLSYKKAASSFLWDAFGESVALSLVRLKELEARNISAIAFGVEHGLSSKAIMQKLVYA
- a CDS encoding twin-arginine translocation signal domain-containing protein — its product is MGESEKQPPAKSRRNFIVAGILALGAAVAGLVLGRDYLSPPQQQAQQAPPPPQQEAPTP
- a CDS encoding glycosyltransferase codes for the protein MKHADGLQISVGIPSYNEGTSLVNLIDKILSAKLPSGIRLLEVIVSDDSDDGTHLMLARFATNKTVRLFHHDGRRGVSAAWNEILAESKGDIIVLIDADTIPSDDFLAKISSKAIESKTGLVAANSAPMTPISFFAKASFFVGLWLQEVRRSFETNPFTVIGRGLALKREVAKKIILPTGLLSPDLYISCRVKELGYGIQYAEDAVVYFRPTTSARDFASQVIRAYVGHRQLYRYSRITLQRVPFRDLITKALGIARRYPIDALATALAYMLLPFSLPRVIGGASNYLWDASKSSKLKF
- a CDS encoding transcription factor — protein: MDNRQTRRMLERMGINFEPINDVQEVIIRTKEKDIVVKEASVSEVKAKGTRMFQVVGENIEEIAREKPKFTQEDVLLVAQQTGVSPERARAALEESGGELAQAILKLTS
- a CDS encoding dienelactone hydrolase family protein, producing MQPPPQPAPAPPKPEVPKKFTLNQIVGEAIKYPGEAGDMLAYEARPKFDAQFPAMIIIHENSGLLEHFKDIARRYAMEGFVAVAVDFLSRAGGSKGDDLARENQMAQSRMSDTMVQSDIDSTIRYLKSKSYVKGDKIGVTGFCWGGRQSTIAALRSREIAAGVPYYGFPVNARPSEIQSINPIELVPQSTAAILAHFGASDRGIPLTQVEEFRKSLQDNNKTFELYIYEGAGHAFFNDSRDALYNEAAAKLSWERN
- a CDS encoding flippase-like domain-containing protein, translating into MISIIAYTLFFGVSISDITAVGPAAFLLASAVSIVRLFVQGVRFHELSKGINGTTRINASNTTIARMASEFTDLVVPSYAGGELVKIPWLTKKGFSLGQAILIAYLEVLFDVVIGGLISIIAALYLLTRGIYIPALILLALSFLWIGFFTIVPWLVSRGKGAVPKTVVKIMSSIIGAKRAELLASKLSEVAVQSSQAAGIFFRAAKGIVVKVLLLTVIMVVLAGTIFWVIALGSGLQIDLITSILAVYVSYTFGAIPLTPGGSGLSEGGLGLFTSSLYGGQLWVAIVAWRIVSYHVPLLATGMALLYLARKSFQNS
- a CDS encoding vacuolar H+transporting two-sector ATPase F subunit — its product is MKIVAIGGRSFVSGFMLAGIEGVEVVDSKQVLGDVKRLMMNREVALILVSDALSKEIRDELTDIRSKNPVPLIYEIPAPGSKQEKVEYRELIKKVLKVG
- a CDS encoding MBL fold metallo-hydrolase, with product MSDEERNKPLVYHFWCIKGERESIIVDTGIAPEHKDGIIGYISPATLLEHIGVDAKKVEKVIITHLHQNHFSDIYLFDNADFYVQEEDFRSQAKRIAERRFMREKALLSEKMQEDLKDISCLQRVHYVNGEEKIIDGVTCHLVGGHTPGMQVVSAETENGRAVICSDLAYLFRNLSEETPVGSFWNLHQTCEGLHKSSR